In Dyadobacter sp. NIV53, a single window of DNA contains:
- a CDS encoding FecR family protein, translating to MQDDRIHYLAGKFFDGTSNEPEVQELAAWIKQNPDDELALVLENAWQNFQSDTKMPEDMSDRIIGTIFPEKNIPLAQNYQEYESETSTVNLWPKIAAAAILIMAIGLYWWSGSGGKARIAQTKPEILVTDVMPGGNKAVLTLGDGSSIILDSAKNGNLASQGNTSITKSGTGELVYKASGEASNTIVFNTVATPKGGQYHIVLPDGSRVWLNAASSLKFPTSFTGKDRRVEITGEVYFEVAHNARMPFIVKAYETEVEVLGTHFNMNAYPDEKRMKTTLLEGAVKVSKGNQSAVLSPGQQADILNMNNNIRVLNNVDTDKEMAWKNGYFQFEDENLESIMRQVSRWYDVEVNYEGNPGKEHFTGRLPRNANVSKVFKILSLSGIKFRIEGKTIIVTP from the coding sequence ATGCAAGATGATAGAATTCATTATTTAGCAGGGAAATTTTTTGACGGAACATCTAATGAGCCTGAAGTTCAGGAATTAGCTGCATGGATTAAACAAAATCCTGATGATGAATTGGCATTGGTCCTGGAAAATGCGTGGCAGAACTTTCAGTCAGATACAAAAATGCCGGAAGACATGTCTGACCGGATTATTGGTACAATTTTTCCGGAAAAGAACATACCACTTGCACAAAATTATCAGGAATACGAATCAGAAACGTCCACGGTTAATCTTTGGCCGAAAATAGCAGCAGCTGCCATTCTGATTATGGCAATCGGTTTGTATTGGTGGTCGGGATCGGGAGGAAAGGCCCGAATAGCTCAAACTAAACCTGAGATTCTTGTGACTGACGTAATGCCAGGTGGAAATAAGGCGGTGTTAACATTGGGTGACGGATCAAGTATTATTTTGGATAGTGCCAAAAACGGTAACCTGGCTAGTCAGGGAAACACAAGTATCACTAAATCCGGTACAGGTGAATTGGTTTACAAGGCATCCGGCGAGGCAAGCAATACCATTGTCTTCAATACTGTTGCGACGCCAAAGGGTGGACAATATCATATTGTATTGCCCGATGGATCAAGGGTTTGGCTGAATGCTGCATCCAGTTTAAAATTTCCTACATCATTTACAGGAAAAGACAGACGTGTAGAAATTACTGGTGAAGTATATTTTGAGGTGGCCCATAATGCCAGAATGCCTTTTATCGTAAAAGCTTACGAAACCGAAGTAGAGGTATTGGGAACGCACTTTAACATGAATGCCTATCCGGATGAAAAAAGGATGAAAACCACTCTGCTTGAAGGAGCTGTGAAAGTATCCAAAGGAAATCAGTCAGCTGTCTTATCTCCTGGGCAGCAGGCTGACATATTAAATATGAATAACAATATCCGGGTTTTAAACAACGTGGATACAGATAAAGAAATGGCATGGAAAAACGGATATTTCCAGTTTGAAGATGAAAATCTGGAAAGCATTATGCGGCAGGTTTCCAGATGGTATGACGTGGAAGTAAATTATGAAGGGAATCCCGGCAAAGAACATTTTACAGGCCGATTACCACGCAACGCCAATGTATCAAAGGTTTTTAAAATATTATCCCTGAGCGGAATTAAATTCAGGATAGAAGGCAAGACAATTATTGTAACACCATAA
- a CDS encoding RNA polymerase sigma factor — translation MQIQALHSESDLLIRASQADEEAFTTLFHLYKHKLYSYILRLTDSEVLAEDIVQDVFMKLWSDHASLNTIDNFGSYLFRMSKNYVINHFKRMAHETLIMAEIHGQKPAGCNDTQDMIAVREVEKLLSEILEKLPAQQKTVYHLSREEGRSHEEIANLLKISPNTVKNHIVQAMSTIRTQLRRHSDSMLVIVSIIALKK, via the coding sequence GTGCAGATACAAGCCTTACATAGCGAAAGTGATTTACTAATACGTGCTTCTCAGGCTGACGAGGAGGCGTTTACTACACTTTTCCACTTGTACAAGCATAAATTATACAGTTACATTCTACGGCTAACCGACTCGGAAGTACTAGCTGAGGATATTGTACAGGATGTGTTTATGAAACTCTGGAGTGATCATGCAAGTTTGAATACGATTGATAATTTTGGAAGTTATCTTTTCAGGATGTCCAAGAATTATGTGATCAATCATTTCAAAAGAATGGCCCACGAAACGCTGATCATGGCCGAAATTCATGGCCAGAAACCAGCTGGCTGTAATGATACGCAGGATATGATCGCTGTCAGGGAAGTCGAAAAACTTCTGTCTGAAATTCTTGAAAAACTTCCTGCACAGCAAAAAACAGTTTACCATCTGAGCCGGGAAGAGGGCAGAAGCCATGAGGAAATCGCCAATCTTCTTAAAATATCTCCTAATACCGTCAAAAACCACATTGTTCAGGCAATGTCCACCATTCGTACACAGCTGCGGCGGCATTCAGATAGCATGCTGGTAATTGTTTCTATCATTGCTTTGAAGAAATAG
- a CDS encoding PAS domain-containing protein — protein MVAGTHISNESFLADIQRLAKIGSWEADPITKKVKWSDVMKEIHEVDHSFQPDFSAIAGFFKEGRSKNTFFEVFEDALENGTPFDVELLIITGKGNKCWVRCIGNTEWQNGECIRIYGSVQDINKKKMFENEVVDSRNRFQSLIQAVDGIVWEADAQTLEAVFVSDQVWNILGYTPHEWLSEPGFWQNHIHPADRERILGECSKLTGNLKNQPYEYRMISADGNSVWFRDSVSVLEEKGKPKWLRGMLVNITEMKRLIEFENLEKTILELNSVKDISIQEVLMAYVKGIEAIFPKLICSIIQIKNNTLHNWASPSLPGIYVDAIEGLPVAENTGSCGTAAFYKEKVIVSDIANDIRWANYKDLALANNLTACWSHPIISSEGVVMATFAIYYNEIKTPAEEELKVIDRSVAILKVLLENRESSEIIEEKTSLMVQSEELAHFGNWQWNLQNNTVSWSDSLYSIYGLSRDFSKSTHDAYQSLLHPADRKRVNKLIHEAIDAKKDVEYEERIIRPSGEIRHLKSWGKVKLNKQGVPVKMMGACLDITETKGIQENLLASESRLRNLVNALTSYVIRTDLNGNFTYYNCRFIEDFGWFYRSDKFMGANFMLVVQPKDHHRVAQIAENCLKYPGKVYPVELDNIQEGATARSVLWHFICLTDSRGEPSEIQCVGLDVSERKEAECALRLSNERYEYVNKATNDAIYDWNVVSNSIEWGDGFYRLFGYVTGKDRYPVEKWASQIHSSEREKILGNLKQILEDRTQFHWNTDYQFMKMDGNYAYVEENGLILRDNEGRAFRMIGVLRDVTKQKQEEYRLKILESAITHTRDYVLIAEAGSLQVVGLKILYANRALTNLTGYTLEELIGKSILSFKDPYGNRSSFNKIIAAIKNRIPVVRETIQYKKEGEQFWINISLNPVMNDKGVLTHWICTGHDVTERMNYTTAIEKQNQKLQEIAWTQSHVVRAPLARLMGLINLISNYHNSDAEKEELLEHILLSAHEFDKIIRDISDNTREQF, from the coding sequence ATGGTAGCAGGCACACATATCTCTAATGAAAGTTTCCTGGCTGATATTCAAAGACTTGCTAAAATTGGAAGTTGGGAAGCAGACCCGATAACCAAAAAGGTAAAGTGGTCGGATGTCATGAAAGAAATCCATGAAGTGGACCATTCTTTTCAGCCTGACTTTTCAGCAATTGCTGGTTTTTTCAAAGAAGGCAGAAGTAAAAATACTTTTTTTGAAGTATTTGAAGATGCTTTGGAAAACGGTACTCCATTTGATGTGGAGTTGCTGATCATAACCGGTAAGGGTAATAAGTGCTGGGTTCGTTGTATAGGAAATACGGAATGGCAAAATGGAGAATGTATCAGGATTTATGGTTCTGTGCAGGATATCAATAAAAAGAAAATGTTTGAGAATGAGGTGGTTGATTCCCGTAACAGGTTTCAGTCCCTGATTCAGGCTGTGGATGGCATCGTTTGGGAAGCAGATGCGCAAACGCTGGAAGCTGTTTTTGTGAGTGACCAGGTTTGGAACATTCTGGGGTATACTCCGCATGAATGGCTTAGCGAACCCGGTTTTTGGCAAAACCATATTCATCCTGCCGATCGTGAGCGAATTCTAGGGGAGTGTAGTAAACTGACAGGAAATCTTAAAAATCAGCCTTATGAGTACAGAATGATAAGTGCCGATGGTAATAGCGTCTGGTTCAGAGATTCGGTATCAGTATTGGAGGAAAAGGGTAAGCCCAAATGGCTCCGTGGCATGCTGGTAAATATTACCGAGATGAAGCGGTTGATTGAATTCGAAAACCTTGAAAAAACAATACTTGAGTTAAATTCAGTAAAGGATATAAGCATTCAGGAAGTATTAATGGCTTATGTTAAAGGTATTGAAGCTATTTTTCCCAAGCTGATTTGTTCCATTATCCAGATAAAAAATAATACATTACACAATTGGGCGTCACCTTCTTTACCCGGAATTTATGTAGATGCGATTGAGGGCCTTCCCGTTGCAGAAAATACCGGTTCGTGCGGTACTGCGGCTTTTTACAAAGAAAAAGTGATTGTAAGTGATATTGCCAACGATATTCGATGGGCTAATTATAAGGACCTGGCCCTGGCAAATAATCTGACCGCATGCTGGTCTCATCCTATTATCAGTTCTGAAGGTGTTGTAATGGCCACTTTTGCGATTTATTATAACGAAATCAAAACGCCGGCAGAGGAAGAATTAAAGGTCATCGACAGATCTGTTGCCATTCTAAAGGTTTTATTGGAAAACAGGGAAAGTTCAGAGATTATTGAGGAAAAGACTTCTTTAATGGTACAGAGTGAAGAGCTGGCGCATTTTGGTAACTGGCAATGGAATTTGCAAAATAATACTGTGAGCTGGTCCGATTCCCTTTATTCTATTTATGGTTTAAGCCGCGATTTTTCTAAATCCACACACGACGCCTATCAGAGTTTACTTCATCCTGCTGATAGAAAACGTGTGAATAAGCTTATTCATGAGGCGATAGATGCAAAAAAAGATGTGGAGTATGAAGAAAGGATTATTCGCCCTTCCGGGGAGATCAGGCATCTTAAATCCTGGGGGAAAGTTAAGCTGAACAAACAGGGAGTTCCGGTGAAGATGATGGGTGCCTGTCTGGATATTACAGAAACAAAAGGCATTCAGGAAAATTTACTGGCGAGTGAATCCCGTTTGAGAAATCTTGTGAACGCTTTAACAAGTTATGTGATCCGTACAGATCTGAATGGAAACTTTACTTACTACAATTGCCGGTTTATAGAAGATTTTGGCTGGTTTTACCGAAGTGATAAATTCATGGGCGCAAATTTTATGCTTGTTGTTCAGCCCAAAGACCATCACCGGGTAGCCCAAATTGCTGAAAATTGCCTTAAATACCCTGGGAAAGTTTATCCCGTGGAATTAGACAATATACAGGAAGGCGCCACAGCCCGATCGGTTCTCTGGCATTTTATCTGTCTCACAGATTCAAGAGGTGAGCCTTCTGAAATACAATGTGTAGGCCTGGATGTTTCGGAACGTAAGGAAGCGGAATGTGCTTTGAGGCTGAGTAACGAAAGATATGAATATGTGAATAAAGCCACCAATGATGCTATTTATGACTGGAATGTGGTCAGTAACAGTATAGAATGGGGCGATGGTTTTTATAGATTGTTTGGGTACGTTACGGGCAAGGATAGATATCCTGTTGAAAAATGGGCATCGCAGATCCATTCTTCTGAACGGGAAAAAATACTGGGAAATTTAAAGCAAATCCTCGAAGACCGTACCCAATTCCATTGGAATACAGATTATCAGTTTATGAAAATGGATGGTAATTATGCTTACGTGGAAGAGAACGGGCTAATTTTAAGGGATAATGAAGGCAGGGCTTTCAGGATGATCGGAGTTCTGAGAGATGTTACAAAACAAAAGCAGGAGGAGTACCGCCTGAAAATATTAGAATCTGCCATCACGCATACGCGTGATTATGTTCTGATTGCGGAAGCTGGTTCGCTGCAAGTGGTTGGTCTGAAAATTCTTTATGCTAACAGGGCCCTTACCAATCTGACGGGTTACACGCTGGAAGAACTAATTGGAAAAAGTATTCTGAGCTTTAAAGACCCATATGGAAACAGGAGTAGTTTTAATAAAATAATTGCCGCAATAAAAAACAGGATTCCGGTTGTGAGGGAAACCATTCAGTATAAAAAAGAAGGTGAGCAGTTTTGGATCAATATTTCACTGAACCCTGTGATGAACGATAAAGGTGTGCTTACCCATTGGATATGTACCGGGCATGACGTTACCGAAAGGATGAACTACACAACGGCAATTGAAAAACAAAACCAGAAATTACAGGAAATAGCCTGGACACAGTCTCATGTAGTGCGGGCTCCCTTGGCTCGGTTAATGGGTTTGATTAACCTCATTTCGAATTACCATAATTCTGATGCAGAAAAAGAGGAATTACTGGAACATATTTTATTGTCTGCTCATGAATTTGATAAAATCATCAGGGATATCTCGGACAATACGAGGGAGCAGTTTTAA